A window of Pseudomonas mucidolens contains these coding sequences:
- the cueR gene encoding Cu(I)-responsive transcriptional regulator: MNIGQAARQSGLSAKMIRYYESINLLKPALRSASGYRLYGADDLHTLAFIKRSRDLGFSLEEVGKLLELWQDRQRASADVKALARQHIDELNQKIRELGQLRDTLQELAENCQGDHRPDCPILKELASGAGCR; the protein is encoded by the coding sequence ATGAACATCGGCCAAGCAGCCCGTCAAAGCGGCTTGAGCGCCAAGATGATTCGCTACTACGAATCCATCAATCTGCTCAAACCGGCCCTTCGCAGCGCCAGTGGTTATCGCCTGTATGGCGCCGACGACTTGCACACCCTGGCGTTTATCAAACGCTCGCGAGACCTGGGCTTCTCCCTGGAGGAGGTCGGTAAATTGCTGGAACTATGGCAGGACCGGCAAAGGGCCAGCGCCGACGTCAAGGCGTTGGCTCGCCAGCACATCGATGAACTGAATCAGAAAATCCGCGAATTGGGCCAACTGCGCGATACCTTGCAGGAACTGGCCGAAAACTGTCAGGGCGACCACCGGCCAGACTGCCCGATTCTCAAGGAATTGGCCTCTGGCGCCGGTTGTCGTTGA
- a CDS encoding PA4780 family RIO1-like protein kinase → MKTPKRIEPLIEDGLVDEVLRPLMSGKEAAVYVVRCGNELRCAKVYKEANKRSFRQASEYQEGRKVRNSRQARAMAKGSKFGKKETEDAWQNAEVAALFRLAGAGVRVPQPYDFLEGVLLMELVADEYGDAAPRLNDVTLDADQAREYHAFLISQIVLMLCTGLVHGDLSEFNVLLTPTGPVIIDLPQAVDAAGNNHAFSMLERDVGNMAAYFGRFAPELKHTKYAKEMWALYEAGTLHPASLLTGEFDEPEESADVGSVMREIDAARLDEERRQAIRAADDAPPGKTAEEPPPPWMQ, encoded by the coding sequence ATGAAGACTCCTAAACGCATTGAACCCCTGATCGAGGACGGTCTGGTCGACGAAGTGCTGCGCCCACTGATGAGTGGTAAAGAAGCAGCTGTTTATGTGGTGCGCTGCGGCAACGAGCTACGTTGCGCCAAGGTCTACAAGGAGGCGAATAAACGAAGTTTTCGTCAGGCGTCCGAATACCAGGAAGGACGCAAGGTCCGTAACAGTCGACAAGCCCGGGCGATGGCCAAGGGCTCCAAGTTCGGCAAGAAAGAAACCGAAGACGCATGGCAGAACGCCGAAGTGGCGGCGCTGTTTCGTCTGGCGGGGGCCGGTGTGCGAGTTCCTCAACCCTACGACTTCCTTGAAGGCGTGTTGTTGATGGAACTGGTGGCCGATGAATACGGTGACGCGGCGCCGCGTCTTAACGACGTGACGCTGGATGCGGATCAGGCCCGTGAATATCACGCCTTCCTGATTTCCCAGATCGTGCTGATGTTGTGTACGGGTCTGGTGCATGGTGACTTGTCCGAGTTCAACGTGCTGTTGACCCCGACGGGCCCGGTGATCATCGACCTGCCTCAAGCGGTGGATGCGGCGGGCAACAACCACGCATTCAGCATGCTGGAGCGGGACGTGGGCAACATGGCCGCCTATTTCGGGCGTTTCGCGCCGGAATTGAAGCACACCAAGTACGCCAAGGAAATGTGGGCGCTTTACGAAGCGGGTACCTTGCATCCGGCCAGCCTTTTGACCGGCGAGTTTGACGAGCCGGAAGAGTCGGCGGACGTCGGCAGCGTGATGCGTGAGATTGACGCGGCGCGGCTGGATGAGGAACGGCGCCAGGCGATACGCGCGGCGGACGATGCGCCACCGGGCAAGACCGCGGAAGAACCGCCGCCGCCCTGGATGCAGTGA
- a CDS encoding acetyl-CoA C-acetyltransferase, giving the protein MTQLRRVAIIGGNRIPFARSNGPYATASNQAMLTAALEGLIERYNLHGLRLGEVAAGAVLKHSRDFNLTRECVLGSRLSPQTPAYDIQQACGTGLEAALLVANKIALGQIECGIAGGVDTTSDAPIGVNEGLRKLLLKANRSKSMADKLKVLLQLRPQHLKPELPRNGEPRTGLSMGQHCELMAQTWQIPRAEQDQLALESHQKMAASYAEGWHTDLLTPFLGLTRDNNLRPDLSLEKLASLKPAFERSEKGTLTAGNSTPLTDGASLVLLGSEAWAKERGLPILAYLRDGEAAAVDFVHGAEGLLMAPVYAIPRLLARNGLTLQDFDYYEIHEAFAAQVLCTLKAWEDVEYCKTRLGLDAPLGAIDRSRLNVKGSSLAAGHPFAATGGRIIANMAKLLDAAGGGRGLISICAAGGQGVSAIVER; this is encoded by the coding sequence ATGACTCAGTTGCGCCGTGTCGCGATCATTGGCGGTAATCGCATCCCCTTCGCCCGGTCTAATGGCCCGTACGCCACGGCCAGCAACCAGGCGATGCTGACCGCGGCCCTGGAAGGCCTGATCGAGCGCTACAACCTGCATGGCTTGCGCCTGGGTGAGGTGGCAGCCGGCGCGGTGCTCAAGCATTCGCGGGATTTCAACCTGACTCGCGAGTGTGTGCTGGGCTCGCGTTTGTCGCCGCAAACTCCGGCCTACGACATCCAACAGGCCTGCGGTACTGGCTTGGAAGCGGCGCTGCTGGTGGCCAACAAGATTGCCCTGGGACAAATCGAATGTGGGATTGCCGGCGGAGTCGACACCACCTCCGACGCGCCGATCGGCGTGAACGAGGGGCTGCGTAAACTTTTGCTGAAAGCCAACCGCAGTAAATCCATGGCGGATAAATTAAAAGTCTTGTTACAACTTCGCCCCCAGCACCTCAAGCCCGAGCTGCCACGCAATGGTGAACCTCGCACCGGCCTGTCCATGGGGCAGCATTGCGAGCTGATGGCCCAGACTTGGCAGATCCCTCGTGCCGAACAGGACCAACTGGCGTTGGAAAGCCATCAGAAAATGGCCGCGTCCTACGCCGAGGGTTGGCACACCGATTTGCTCACGCCGTTTCTCGGTTTGACCCGCGACAACAACCTACGCCCCGACCTCAGCCTGGAAAAACTCGCGAGTCTGAAACCGGCGTTTGAACGCAGTGAGAAGGGCACCTTGACCGCCGGCAACTCGACGCCGCTGACCGATGGCGCCTCCCTCGTGCTGCTGGGTAGTGAGGCGTGGGCCAAGGAGCGTGGCCTGCCGATCCTGGCCTATCTGCGTGACGGCGAAGCGGCGGCGGTGGATTTTGTCCACGGCGCCGAAGGGCTGCTGATGGCGCCGGTGTATGCCATTCCACGCTTGCTGGCGAGAAATGGCCTGACGCTGCAGGACTTCGATTACTACGAGATTCACGAAGCATTCGCTGCCCAAGTGCTGTGTACGCTCAAGGCCTGGGAAGATGTCGAGTATTGCAAGACCCGTCTCGGACTGGACGCGCCATTGGGAGCCATCGATCGTAGCCGCTTGAACGTCAAGGGCAGCTCCCTGGCGGCCGGGCATCCCTTCGCGGCCACCGGTGGGCGGATCATTGCCAATATGGCCAAGCTGTTGGACGCGGCGGGTGGGGGGCGCGGGCTGATCTCGATCTGCGCGGCCGGTGGTCAGGGCGTGAGCGCAATTGTCGAGCGCTGA
- a CDS encoding 3-oxoacyl-ACP reductase, which translates to MSDRYIDFANSSLGQRLVAAIGLPSPGHLERWQAGRLRPVEGALLLGGGPLAAKVLPFANKLTEAIFSYGADPLEATAWIPGHGPKLKAVVFDASHLQHTDQLKQLREFFQPLLKNLDHSAHLVILGRAPESLDEPFGASAQRALEGFSRSLAKELRNGGTLQLLYVGEGAEDQLEGALRFFLSPKSAYISGQVIRLSACATQVQDWTRPLAGLKALVTGAARGIGASIAETLARDGAQIVLLDVPPAKADLEALAARLGGRGIALDICAEDAAAQLIEQLPDGIDIVVHNAGITRDKTLANMTPEYWDAVLAVNLNAPQVLTKALLDSGTLHDNGRVVLLASISGIAGNRGQTNYAASKAGLIGLAQAWAPLLAERGISINAVAPGFIETQMTAHIPFALREAGRRMSSLGQGGLPQDVAEAVAWLGQPGSGAISGQALRVCGQSLLGA; encoded by the coding sequence ATGTCTGACCGTTATATAGACTTCGCCAACTCAAGCCTCGGCCAGCGACTGGTTGCCGCCATCGGCCTGCCGTCGCCGGGACACCTGGAGCGGTGGCAAGCCGGCCGCCTGCGCCCTGTCGAGGGTGCCCTGTTGTTAGGTGGCGGTCCGCTGGCGGCCAAGGTATTGCCATTTGCCAACAAACTCACCGAGGCGATTTTCAGCTACGGCGCCGACCCCTTGGAGGCCACCGCGTGGATTCCGGGGCATGGTCCCAAACTCAAGGCCGTGGTGTTCGACGCCAGCCATCTTCAGCACACCGATCAGCTCAAGCAATTGCGCGAATTTTTCCAGCCGTTGCTGAAAAATCTCGATCACAGCGCGCATCTGGTGATCCTCGGACGCGCGCCGGAAAGCCTTGATGAGCCGTTCGGCGCCAGCGCCCAGCGCGCCCTTGAAGGTTTCAGCCGCTCGCTGGCCAAGGAGCTGCGCAACGGCGGCACCTTGCAATTGCTGTATGTCGGCGAAGGTGCCGAAGACCAGCTGGAAGGCGCCTTGCGGTTTTTCCTTTCGCCCAAAAGTGCGTACATCTCGGGCCAGGTGATTCGCTTGAGTGCCTGCGCGACGCAAGTCCAGGACTGGACACGCCCGCTGGCCGGGCTCAAGGCGCTGGTGACGGGTGCGGCGCGAGGCATTGGCGCCTCGATTGCTGAGACCCTGGCCCGCGATGGCGCGCAGATCGTATTGTTGGACGTACCACCCGCCAAGGCAGACCTTGAGGCATTGGCGGCGCGCCTGGGCGGGCGCGGCATTGCCCTGGACATCTGCGCCGAAGACGCCGCCGCGCAGCTTATCGAGCAGTTGCCGGACGGTATCGACATCGTGGTGCACAATGCCGGCATCACTCGGGACAAGACCCTGGCCAACATGACGCCTGAATATTGGGACGCGGTGTTGGCGGTCAATCTCAACGCGCCCCAAGTGCTGACCAAAGCCCTGCTCGACAGCGGTACGTTGCACGACAACGGCCGCGTGGTGTTGCTGGCCTCCATCAGTGGTATCGCCGGCAATCGCGGGCAGACCAATTACGCCGCGAGCAAGGCCGGCTTGATCGGCCTGGCCCAGGCTTGGGCACCTCTGCTGGCCGAACGCGGCATCAGTATCAATGCCGTGGCGCCCGGTTTTATCGAGACCCAGATGACCGCACACATTCCTTTCGCCCTGCGCGAGGCGGGGCGGCGCATGAGTTCGTTGGGTCAGGGCGGCCTGCCGCAGGACGTCGCCGAAGCGGTGGCCTGGCTCGGTCAACCGGGTTCCGGCGCCATCAGCGGTCAGGCCTTGCGGGTCTGTGGACAAAGTCTGCTGGGAGCCTGA
- a CDS encoding MaoC family dehydratase, translating to MEWQTLHNSPSLPPLYLRAALKRNISGTTLPDCGLRCPVRVNPRAVEAYRKVCGFADGPMLPATYPHILAFGLQLQLLTAKHFPFPLLGLVHLRNRMRILRPLGAVSEVQVSVHAQNLQPHAKGATFDLITTLDDSLGRLWEGESRMLCRGAKLAGESMDQPLQIIDPLNELLRWQVPTDIGRRYARVSGDYNPIHLSALTAKLFGFPQAIAHGLWSKARALAALEEHLPIVNIEIEVDFKKPVRLPSEVILSCSPPGSNGQWQLKGAGDIEHMIGQWKPIG from the coding sequence ATGGAATGGCAAACTTTGCACAACAGCCCTTCGTTGCCGCCGCTGTATCTGCGCGCGGCCCTCAAACGCAACATCAGTGGCACGACACTGCCCGATTGCGGGCTGCGCTGCCCGGTACGCGTCAATCCCAGGGCGGTGGAGGCTTATCGCAAGGTCTGCGGGTTTGCCGACGGCCCCATGTTGCCGGCGACCTACCCGCACATTCTCGCGTTCGGCCTGCAACTGCAATTATTGACCGCCAAGCACTTTCCTTTCCCGCTGCTGGGCCTTGTGCATCTGCGTAATCGCATGCGCATTCTTCGCCCACTGGGCGCTGTGAGTGAAGTACAGGTCAGCGTGCACGCGCAAAACCTGCAACCCCATGCAAAAGGGGCGACGTTTGACCTGATAACTACGCTCGACGATTCTCTCGGCCGGCTATGGGAAGGCGAGAGTCGCATGTTGTGTCGCGGGGCAAAGCTTGCGGGAGAGTCGATGGACCAACCCCTGCAGATCATCGACCCGCTGAACGAACTGCTCCGGTGGCAGGTGCCCACTGACATCGGCCGCCGTTACGCACGGGTGTCCGGGGATTACAATCCGATTCATTTAAGCGCGCTGACGGCCAAGCTGTTCGGTTTCCCTCAGGCCATCGCCCATGGTCTGTGGAGCAAGGCACGCGCATTGGCGGCTCTCGAGGAACATTTGCCCATCGTCAACATCGAGATTGAGGTCGACTTCAAGAAGCCAGTTCGTTTACCCAGTGAAGTGATCTTGTCATGCAGCCCTCCTGGCTCGAACGGTCAATGGCAATTGAAAGGAGCGGGCGATATCGAACACATGATTGGACAGTGGAAGCCGATTGGTTGA
- a CDS encoding DUF4136 domain-containing protein: MLRRLALLAFAVLLGGCQTSQVNHDFDASRDFGAYRSWSWKEPALQYRPDDPRIRSDLTEQRIRQAVADQLDQRGLRAAPAGTKADLNVQAYLIVEDRQQQVSTNYGGAWGGPWNGYWGAPMYNETRNITYKVATLQIDLLDGTDGKLVWRGSDEQMMSGTPDPQDRAAAIRVTVSKVLSNYPPR, translated from the coding sequence ATGTTGCGTCGTCTCGCTTTGCTTGCTTTTGCCGTGCTGCTCGGTGGCTGCCAGACCAGCCAGGTCAACCACGATTTTGACGCCAGCCGCGACTTTGGCGCCTACCGCAGTTGGAGCTGGAAAGAGCCCGCGCTGCAGTACCGGCCCGATGACCCCCGGATCAGGAGTGACCTCACCGAACAGCGCATCCGCCAGGCGGTTGCCGACCAGCTCGATCAACGCGGTTTACGCGCCGCGCCGGCCGGGACCAAGGCCGACTTGAATGTGCAGGCCTACCTGATTGTCGAAGACCGCCAGCAACAAGTCAGCACCAACTACGGCGGCGCGTGGGGCGGGCCATGGAACGGTTATTGGGGCGCGCCGATGTACAACGAAACCCGCAACATCACCTACAAGGTCGCCACCCTCCAGATCGACTTGCTGGACGGCACGGACGGCAAGCTGGTCTGGCGCGGCAGCGATGAGCAGATGATGAGCGGCACGCCTGACCCGCAGGACCGTGCGGCGGCCATCCGCGTTACTGTCAGCAAGGTGCTCTCCAACTATCCGCCGCGCTGA
- a CDS encoding DUF4136 domain-containing protein — MKRHVGFILLCLGLAACQSNNPYVAASSPMPPAPAQAARTFDASAYPAPVRDYGAYRNWAWRNGQLPAGTAWADSAQIAEAVSGALDQRGLRPLHDNRAPDLLVSADVHLEKRLRQVQDDYGYGYGGYNRYGNGYGMYNSVPIVRTYEVQVVVVRVNLFDARSGQPVWSASAETGSQGSLSERGDALREAVQKAMTAYPPS; from the coding sequence ATGAAGCGTCATGTCGGATTTATCCTGCTCTGCCTTGGGCTTGCCGCGTGCCAGAGCAACAACCCTTATGTGGCGGCTTCCAGCCCCATGCCGCCGGCGCCTGCCCAGGCTGCCAGGACGTTCGATGCCAGCGCCTACCCGGCGCCGGTGCGCGACTATGGTGCCTACCGTAACTGGGCTTGGCGTAATGGCCAACTTCCGGCAGGCACCGCTTGGGCCGACTCGGCGCAGATTGCCGAAGCGGTCAGCGGCGCCCTGGACCAGCGCGGCTTGCGCCCGTTGCATGATAACCGGGCGCCGGATCTGCTGGTCAGCGCTGATGTACACCTCGAGAAGCGCCTGCGTCAGGTGCAGGACGATTACGGGTATGGCTACGGCGGCTACAACCGCTACGGTAACGGCTATGGCATGTACAACTCGGTGCCGATCGTGCGCACCTATGAAGTGCAGGTCGTGGTGGTACGGGTCAATCTGTTCGATGCCCGCAGCGGTCAGCCGGTGTGGAGTGCCAGCGCCGAAACCGGTAGCCAGGGAAGCCTGAGCGAGCGCGGTGATGCGTTGCGTGAGGCTGTGCAAAAGGCAATGACGGCGTATCCTCCAAGTTAA
- a CDS encoding methyltransferase domain-containing protein: MSDRHFDQLATRFAEKIYGGAKGAIRLVVLQADLSEALPERPLRVLDIGAGLGHMSLWLAERGHQVTLAEPAEPMLEGARQRFAEAGQQATFIQAPWQELPGRLTEPYDLVLCHAVLEWLAEPHAILPVLHQLTVPGGWLSLAFYNRDALIYRNLLKGHFRKMRTNDMAGEKQSLTPQQPLDPRALAAQLAGLWQVESQSGVRVFHDYMPLEFQARASLPDVLEMELAHRRHPGFAGLGRYLHWICRPV; the protein is encoded by the coding sequence ATGAGTGATCGTCATTTCGACCAGCTTGCGACGCGATTTGCCGAGAAAATCTACGGCGGTGCCAAGGGCGCGATTCGCCTCGTGGTGTTGCAGGCCGACTTGAGCGAAGCCTTGCCGGAGCGGCCGTTGCGGGTGCTGGATATCGGTGCCGGCCTCGGCCATATGTCGTTATGGCTGGCCGAGCGCGGCCATCAGGTGACCTTGGCCGAGCCCGCCGAACCGATGCTTGAAGGCGCGCGCCAACGCTTTGCCGAAGCCGGCCAACAGGCCACATTCATCCAGGCACCTTGGCAGGAACTGCCGGGCCGGCTCACCGAGCCTTACGATCTGGTGTTGTGCCACGCCGTGTTGGAATGGCTGGCAGAACCCCATGCGATCCTGCCGGTGTTGCACCAACTGACCGTGCCCGGCGGCTGGTTGTCCCTGGCTTTCTATAACCGCGATGCGCTGATTTACCGCAATCTGCTCAAAGGTCACTTCCGCAAAATGCGCACGAACGACATGGCCGGTGAAAAGCAAAGCCTGACTCCGCAACAACCCCTCGACCCTCGGGCGTTGGCGGCGCAACTAGCAGGGCTGTGGCAGGTCGAAAGCCAGAGTGGGGTGCGGGTGTTCCACGACTACATGCCGCTGGAGTTCCAGGCACGCGCCAGTTTGCCGGACGTGTTGGAGATGGAGCTGGCTCACCGTCGTCATCCAGGTTTTGCCGGGCTTGGACGTTATTTGCACTGGATCTGCCGTCCGGTTTAA
- a CDS encoding MazG-like family protein: MNLEHLTERLHRIRDNNNWKQFHSPKNLAMAASVEMAELVEIFQWLTEDQSRQLPADKLAHAGQEVGDIVLYLLLLCSELGLDMDQVVRAKLADSERRFAHE; encoded by the coding sequence ATGAACCTCGAACACCTTACCGAACGTCTGCATCGCATTCGTGATAACAACAACTGGAAACAATTCCACAGCCCGAAAAACCTGGCGATGGCCGCCAGTGTCGAAATGGCCGAGCTGGTCGAAATCTTCCAGTGGCTGACCGAAGATCAGTCTCGACAATTACCTGCGGACAAGCTCGCCCATGCGGGCCAGGAGGTAGGCGACATCGTGCTTTATCTCCTGCTGCTGTGCAGCGAACTGGGGCTGGACATGGATCAAGTGGTTCGCGCCAAACTGGCCGACAGCGAACGGCGGTTTGCCCATGAGTGA